One region of Qipengyuania sp. SS22 genomic DNA includes:
- a CDS encoding murein L,D-transpeptidase catalytic domain-containing protein encodes MKRRDILKGSLAAGAALTLPARLFAQVNPTAARDAQLMAIARDELTRAGDNIWRKDVVGIADFGLHSAQKRFHFVDLENERVASYHVSHGSGSDGEHDGWLKRYSNIEGSEASSRGAFMTRSWYVGRYGTSLRLDGLDPTNSNALPRAIVMHQASYATPSHVDRFGRLGRSNGCFAMGPEQFDRALIDLSGGRLLVAGSYGIAEDGSRVTPPVAQYDLLRNDHGGTFERTNPGVF; translated from the coding sequence ATGAAACGTCGCGATATTCTCAAGGGCTCGCTGGCCGCCGGTGCGGCGCTGACCCTGCCCGCGCGCCTGTTCGCACAGGTCAATCCCACTGCCGCGCGCGATGCGCAGCTGATGGCAATCGCGCGCGATGAACTGACGCGGGCGGGCGATAATATCTGGCGCAAGGATGTGGTTGGAATCGCCGATTTCGGGCTGCATTCGGCGCAGAAGCGGTTTCACTTCGTCGATCTCGAGAACGAGCGCGTGGCGAGCTACCATGTCAGCCACGGCTCCGGTTCCGACGGCGAGCACGATGGCTGGCTGAAGCGCTATTCGAATATCGAAGGCAGCGAAGCCTCGAGCCGCGGTGCCTTCATGACCCGCAGCTGGTATGTCGGGCGCTATGGCACCTCGCTCCGGCTCGATGGGCTCGACCCGACCAATTCCAACGCTCTGCCTCGCGCAATCGTGATGCACCAGGCGAGCTACGCCACGCCCAGCCATGTCGATCGCTTTGGCCGGTTAGGCCGTTCGAACGGCTGTTTCGCGATGGGCCCCGAACAGTTCGACCGTGCGCTGATCGACCTGTCGGGTGGCCGCCTGCTCGTTGCGGGCAGTTATGGCATTGCGGAAGACGGCAGCCGCGTCACTCCGCCGGTCGCGCAATACGACCTGCTGCGAAATGACCACGGCGGCACGTTCGAACGGACCAATCCGGGCGTCTTCTAA
- a CDS encoding TIGR02281 family clan AA aspartic protease — MREAIFLAIAMLAFVGAAFVPGGAIDSATEGAEDFASEKAANPALLDRHSDSSASYASWVAGATELARAEDGHFYAETRVNGSQVEFLVDTGATKIALTGTDARAAGLYWSDADVREVARGASGPVYGVSVTLDRVTLGGHEARNVAAIIVPEGLGISLLGQSFLSTVQPVRIERDRMVLGE; from the coding sequence ATGCGTGAGGCCATCTTTCTTGCCATTGCCATGCTGGCCTTCGTCGGTGCCGCTTTCGTGCCCGGCGGCGCGATCGATTCGGCGACCGAGGGCGCAGAGGATTTTGCGAGCGAGAAAGCCGCTAACCCCGCTCTTCTGGACCGCCATTCGGACAGCAGCGCCAGCTATGCGAGCTGGGTCGCGGGGGCGACCGAACTGGCGCGTGCGGAAGACGGACATTTCTACGCCGAAACGCGGGTCAACGGGTCGCAGGTTGAATTCCTGGTCGATACCGGCGCGACCAAGATCGCGCTGACGGGCACCGACGCGCGCGCAGCAGGGCTCTACTGGTCCGATGCCGATGTGCGCGAGGTCGCCCGCGGGGCTTCGGGGCCGGTCTATGGCGTCAGTGTCACGCTCGACCGCGTTACGCTCGGCGGGCACGAAGCGCGCAATGTCGCGGCGATTATCGTGCCCGAAGGCCTCGGCATTTCGCTGCTTGGCCAGAGCTTCCTGTCGACCGTCCAACCGGTCCGTATCGAACGCGATCGCATGGTGCTGGGCGAATAG
- the ispG gene encoding flavodoxin-dependent (E)-4-hydroxy-3-methylbut-2-enyl-diphosphate synthase translates to MSSIRPWRTIERRPSRQIMVGNVPVGGDAPITVQTMTNTPTEDVGATIDQIRRCEDAGADIIRVSCPTAESTEHFDRITAAANVPIVADIHFHYKRALEAADKGAACLRINPGNIGSSERVAEVVRAAKANGCAIRIGVNAGSLEKDLLEKYGEPCPEALIESALDHIKLLQDHDFHEYKVAVKASDVFLAVAAYHGLAEAVDCPLHLGITEAGGLIGGTVKSSIGIGSLLWAGIGDTIRVSLSAEPEQEVKVGFEMLKALGLRTRGVRVVSCPSCSRQGFDVIRTVETLEKRLEHIKTPMSLSVLGCVVNGPGEARETDIGITGGGAGKHMVFLSGVTDHHVKSDDMLDHIVALVEAKAAAIEAGEAVAFDPHAPQPAEAAE, encoded by the coding sequence ATGTCTTCAATTCGCCCTTGGCGCACTATCGAGCGCCGCCCGTCCCGCCAGATCATGGTCGGCAACGTCCCCGTTGGCGGCGATGCCCCGATTACGGTGCAGACCATGACCAACACGCCGACCGAGGATGTCGGCGCGACGATCGACCAGATCCGTCGCTGCGAGGATGCCGGTGCGGACATCATTCGTGTGTCCTGTCCCACGGCGGAATCGACCGAACATTTCGACAGGATCACGGCGGCAGCCAATGTGCCGATCGTCGCCGACATCCATTTCCACTACAAACGCGCGCTCGAAGCGGCGGACAAGGGCGCCGCCTGCCTGCGGATCAATCCGGGCAATATCGGCAGCAGCGAACGCGTTGCCGAAGTCGTCCGCGCGGCCAAGGCCAATGGCTGCGCGATCCGCATCGGGGTCAATGCCGGCAGCCTCGAGAAGGACCTGCTCGAAAAATACGGCGAACCCTGTCCCGAGGCGCTGATCGAAAGCGCGCTTGACCATATCAAGCTGCTTCAGGATCACGATTTCCACGAATACAAGGTGGCGGTGAAGGCGAGCGATGTGTTCCTCGCGGTGGCCGCCTATCACGGGCTTGCCGAGGCAGTGGACTGCCCCCTGCATCTGGGCATCACCGAAGCGGGCGGGCTGATCGGCGGCACCGTCAAGAGCTCGATCGGCATCGGCAGCCTGCTGTGGGCGGGCATTGGCGATACGATCCGCGTCTCGCTTTCCGCCGAACCCGAACAGGAAGTGAAGGTCGGCTTCGAAATGCTCAAGGCGCTCGGCCTGCGCACTCGCGGCGTCCGCGTGGTGTCCTGCCCGAGCTGCTCGCGCCAGGGGTTCGACGTCATCCGCACGGTCGAAACGCTCGAAAAGCGGCTCGAACACATCAAGACGCCGATGAGCCTCTCGGTGCTTGGCTGCGTGGTCAACGGCCCCGGCGAAGCGCGCGAAACCGACATCGGTATTACCGGCGGCGGCGCGGGCAAGCACATGGTGTTCCTCTCGGGCGTGACCGACCATCATGTGAAGAGCGACGACATGCTCGACCACATCGTCGCGCTGGTCGAAGCCAAGGCTGCGGCGATCGAGGCGGGCGAAGCGGTTGCCTTCGATCCGCACGCCCCGCAGCCCGCCGAAGCGGCGGAATAG
- a CDS encoding CorA family divalent cation transporter has protein sequence MAGRREPTAELLVSDQTRPRAFREGETLVGTLRGINFNPGAEPEDMISMQSWCDGRRLVTLLAELLIARMSQSIVDMNEVLDVLEQISRDAPFWFEEHDRREIAESIPRLRRYLDDIDISKESALVLQDEIRAPSLASSEHATYMLTIVAGIFLPLSFLTGLLGINVGGMPGMQDSDAFWAVVALCALLFTGLIVAFRRLRWL, from the coding sequence ATGGCTGGAAGGCGAGAACCGACCGCGGAACTGCTCGTCAGCGACCAAACGCGTCCGCGCGCCTTTCGCGAAGGCGAAACGCTGGTTGGCACGCTGCGCGGGATCAATTTCAATCCCGGCGCCGAACCCGAAGACATGATCTCGATGCAGTCCTGGTGCGACGGGCGGCGGCTGGTCACGCTGCTCGCCGAATTGCTGATCGCGCGGATGAGCCAGTCGATCGTCGATATGAACGAAGTGCTCGATGTGCTCGAACAGATCAGCCGCGACGCGCCCTTCTGGTTCGAGGAACACGACCGGCGCGAAATCGCCGAGAGCATCCCCCGCCTGCGCCGCTATCTCGACGATATCGACATCAGCAAGGAAAGCGCGCTGGTGCTGCAAGACGAGATCCGGGCGCCCAGCCTCGCCTCGAGCGAGCATGCGACCTATATGCTGACCATCGTGGCGGGTATTTTCCTGCCGCTGAGCTTCCTTACCGGTCTGCTCGGGATCAATGTCGGCGGTATGCCCGGGATGCAGGATTCCGACGCCTTCTGGGCAGTGGTGGCGCTATGCGCGCTGTTGTTCACGGGGCTGATCGTCGCTTTTCGCCGGTTGCGCTGGCTCTGA
- a CDS encoding DUF1109 domain-containing protein, which produces MNRVPHPLIDQLADDLAPVRPMKLWHGIALVGLAAIVTIGLVEMFDGLWRGIVSGRASAFFFIANGMLGLLGAASALTVIRMAGPRVGNRHDGARWALAMFTVLPLAALVVLGLQGNLEEVTHDPYGLDCFLAASGFAVLTFAALVVWLRRGAPVAPATAGTFAGIAAGAIGSFAYGLACPLDTLAHLGTWHALPVVLGAAGGRVTVPPLVRW; this is translated from the coding sequence ATGAACCGGGTCCCCCATCCCCTGATCGACCAGCTTGCCGACGATCTTGCCCCCGTGCGGCCGATGAAGCTGTGGCATGGCATTGCGCTGGTCGGACTTGCCGCGATCGTCACGATCGGGCTGGTCGAAATGTTCGACGGGCTGTGGCGCGGGATCGTATCGGGCCGCGCATCGGCCTTTTTCTTCATCGCCAACGGCATGCTCGGGCTGCTCGGCGCGGCGTCGGCGCTGACCGTCATCCGCATGGCCGGGCCGCGGGTCGGCAACCGGCATGACGGTGCACGCTGGGCGCTGGCCATGTTCACGGTCCTGCCGCTGGCGGCGCTGGTCGTGCTCGGCCTTCAGGGCAATCTGGAGGAGGTCACACACGATCCCTACGGGCTCGATTGTTTCCTTGCCGCTTCGGGCTTTGCCGTGCTGACTTTCGCCGCGCTGGTAGTCTGGTTGCGCCGCGGGGCCCCGGTTGCGCCCGCCACCGCCGGGACTTTCGCCGGGATTGCAGCGGGGGCGATCGGCAGCTTCGCCTATGGCCTCGCCTGCCCGCTCGACACGCTGGCGCATCTCGGCACCTGGCATGCGCTGCCGGTGGTGCTGGGTGCGGCAGGCGGTCGCGTCACCGTCCCGCCGCTGGTACGCTGGTAG
- a CDS encoding sigma-70 family RNA polymerase sigma factor, with the protein MIADEASLARLMAASQKGDAAAYRVLLAEIRLWLERYFRRRVAPAQLDDLVQEVMLAVHAKRATWDATRAFLPWLAAIARYRWVDHLRKVYRKAEDELGDHDAAEDSAEEAVMARMSLERLFVHLPEKQCEAIELVKIEGLSIAEASAKTGQSESLVKVNIHRGLKKLSALVEKAD; encoded by the coding sequence ATGATCGCCGACGAAGCCAGCCTCGCGCGGCTCATGGCCGCCTCGCAGAAGGGCGATGCCGCGGCCTATCGTGTGCTCCTCGCCGAAATCCGGCTGTGGCTCGAGCGCTATTTCCGCCGCCGGGTCGCGCCTGCGCAGCTCGACGATCTCGTCCAGGAAGTGATGCTCGCGGTCCATGCCAAGCGCGCCACCTGGGACGCCACCCGCGCTTTCCTGCCGTGGCTCGCCGCGATCGCGCGCTATCGCTGGGTTGATCATCTGCGCAAGGTCTATCGCAAGGCGGAGGACGAACTGGGCGACCACGACGCCGCCGAAGACAGCGCCGAAGAAGCGGTCATGGCGCGGATGAGCCTCGAGCGGCTGTTCGTGCACCTGCCCGAAAAACAGTGCGAGGCCATCGAACTCGTCAAGATCGAGGGGCTGTCGATCGCCGAAGCCTCCGCCAAGACCGGCCAGAGCGAGAGCCTGGTCAAGGTCAACATTCACCGCGGGCTGAAAAAGCTGTCCGCGCTCGTAGAGAAAGCCGACTGA
- a CDS encoding DoxX family protein, with product MQTLLTYHDRIVIWLASRRVEGLALLLSRVALAGIFWRSARTKIEEGTLFSISDQAYFLFEYEYTGLPLPPALATPLTTGAEHLFPLLLVLGLFTRLSALALLAMTLVIQLFVYPEAWWQTHIVWSAIALILVSRGGGPFALDALLAARRAE from the coding sequence ATGCAGACGCTTCTCACCTACCATGATCGTATTGTCATTTGGCTCGCATCACGCCGGGTCGAGGGGCTTGCACTACTGCTTTCCCGTGTGGCGCTGGCCGGAATATTCTGGCGCTCGGCGCGTACCAAGATAGAAGAGGGCACACTCTTCTCGATCAGCGACCAGGCCTATTTCCTGTTCGAATACGAATATACCGGGCTGCCGCTGCCTCCTGCACTGGCGACCCCGCTGACCACTGGGGCCGAGCACCTGTTCCCGCTACTGCTGGTGCTTGGCCTGTTCACCCGCCTGTCGGCGCTGGCGCTACTGGCGATGACGCTGGTGATCCAGCTGTTCGTCTATCCCGAGGCCTGGTGGCAAACGCATATCGTGTGGAGCGCCATAGCCTTGATACTGGTGTCGCGCGGGGGCGGGCCGTTCGCGCTCGACGCCCTGCTCGCCGCACGGCGGGCCGAGTGA
- a CDS encoding DUF2282 domain-containing protein: MNTQPIARIAGLALSATVAAGLAASPAAAQKTPMEKCYGVAKAGKNDCAAGPGTSCAGTSTRDYQGDAWKLVPKGTCEKIATPKGKGSLSAIKR; encoded by the coding sequence ATGAACACTCAACCGATCGCCCGTATCGCCGGCCTCGCATTGTCCGCCACCGTCGCTGCAGGCCTCGCAGCAAGCCCCGCGGCGGCGCAGAAGACGCCGATGGAAAAGTGCTACGGTGTGGCCAAAGCCGGCAAGAACGACTGTGCTGCCGGCCCCGGCACCAGCTGCGCCGGAACCTCCACCCGCGATTATCAGGGCGATGCCTGGAAGCTCGTCCCCAAGGGCACGTGCGAGAAGATTGCGACGCCCAAGGGCAAGGGTTCGCTGAGCGCGATCAAGCGCTGA
- a CDS encoding DUF2282 domain-containing protein: MTAIRKPAAAAAAAAFALSSMAAFAAEPPAGSNGRALNAGDTVHCYGVHSCKGQSDCSTAEHACKGQNDCKGHGFKALTAGDCLAKNGTIGDLD; the protein is encoded by the coding sequence ATGACCGCCATCCGCAAACCCGCCGCTGCCGCTGCCGCCGCCGCTTTCGCGCTTTCCTCCATGGCTGCTTTCGCCGCCGAGCCGCCTGCCGGCAGCAATGGCCGCGCGCTCAATGCCGGCGATACCGTCCATTGTTACGGCGTGCATTCGTGCAAGGGCCAGTCGGACTGCTCCACTGCCGAACATGCCTGCAAGGGCCAGAACGATTGCAAGGGCCATGGTTTCAAGGCGCTGACGGCGGGCGATTGCCTCGCCAAGAACGGCACGATCGGCGACCTCGACTGA
- a CDS encoding DUF692 domain-containing protein: protein MSPIAPFKGYGLGLRRPHYADFLSGEVAVDFVEVISENYMAEGGKPLRVLEQVRARHPVILHGVSLSIGSAHGLDAEHLVRLRALADRIEPLWVSDHLCWTRTSAHNSHDLLPLPLTREALDVVCDNIDRAQSALARPMLFENPSSYLTFPEDEMPEWEFLSQMAQRTGCYLLLDVNNVYVSAHNHGFAALDYIAGLPLDRVRQIHLAGHEPGAIAVDTHDREVGAGVWGLYAETLALTGPIATMIERDDKIPPLGELLRELDRARAIADDIDRTMAA from the coding sequence ATGAGCCCGATTGCCCCCTTCAAGGGTTATGGCCTGGGCCTCAGGCGCCCACATTACGCCGACTTTCTCTCTGGCGAGGTCGCTGTCGATTTCGTCGAGGTCATTTCCGAGAATTACATGGCCGAAGGCGGCAAACCGCTGCGCGTGCTGGAACAGGTGCGCGCCAGGCACCCGGTGATCCTCCACGGCGTTTCGCTGTCGATCGGCTCGGCGCATGGGCTGGATGCAGAACATCTCGTCCGGCTGCGTGCGCTGGCCGACCGGATCGAGCCGCTATGGGTCTCCGACCATCTGTGCTGGACCCGCACCAGTGCGCATAACAGCCACGACCTCCTGCCGCTGCCGCTGACGCGCGAGGCGCTCGATGTGGTCTGCGACAATATCGACCGCGCGCAATCCGCGCTGGCCCGGCCCATGTTGTTCGAAAACCCGTCGAGCTATCTCACCTTTCCCGAAGACGAGATGCCCGAATGGGAATTCCTGTCGCAGATGGCGCAGCGCACTGGGTGCTACCTGCTGCTCGACGTCAACAATGTCTATGTCAGCGCGCATAATCACGGCTTTGCGGCGCTCGACTATATCGCCGGCCTGCCGCTCGACCGGGTGCGGCAGATCCATCTCGCCGGGCATGAGCCGGGCGCGATCGCAGTCGATACACATGACCGCGAAGTCGGCGCCGGGGTGTGGGGCCTTTATGCCGAAACGCTGGCGCTGACGGGCCCGATCGCGACGATGATCGAGCGCGACGACAAGATCCCCCCGCTGGGTGAACTGCTGCGCGAACTCGACCGGGCGCGCGCCATTGCGGATGACATCGACAGGACGATGGCGGCGTGA